One stretch of Bombina bombina isolate aBomBom1 chromosome 7, aBomBom1.pri, whole genome shotgun sequence DNA includes these proteins:
- the LOC128636009 gene encoding E3 ubiquitin/ISG15 ligase TRIM25-like yields the protein MESADLREELTCPICLSIYTDPVNLSCGHNFCLGCIESVLDTQEGSGVFTCPECRETFNTKPKLQRNISLCNIVKNLHPTQLKKRKTGISCTYCVHSPVPAAKSCLMCEASLCDVHLRVHSKSEEHVLTKPTTSWGNRKCSTHKKVLLYYCTEDAACICVSCSLAEEHRGHQVELLNEASEKKKKKLKNVLQKLTKKREETEKRVQSLQEHRRGVQEKAAGVTERLTALIRDIRKQLEDLEKRVLSDITRQQEQVLLTISDLIQQLEKEKDELTRKICHIEELCNMTDPLTVLQEQESHRDDLCGAENEDNEVTQRGDKQVPAGGDLDEGLISVTLYRGLAAIVTDVKKGLYMQVTSDILLDINTADNNVIVSDDLKTASYTDIDQQRPDTPERFTCYSQVLRTRSFSSGRHYWDVETSNSGYWCVRVCYPSMVRTEDNSGIGDNDKSWCVDSDCDLLHNTIDTPLDPPLSCDRVGILLDYEAGHLSFYELCDPIRHLHTYTETFTEPLHAAFCVNDTWVRVMS from the coding sequence ATGGAGTCTGCTGATCTGAGAGAGGAGCTAACCTGCCCCATCTGCCTGAGCATTTATACAGATCCTGTAAATCTCAGCTGTGGCCATAACTTTTGCCTGGGCTGTATTGAGAGTGTGCTGGATACCCAGGAGGGGTCTGGGGTCTTTACCTGTCCTGAGTGCAGAGAAACTTTTAATACAAAACCTAAACTGCAGAGGAACATATCACTGTGTAACATAGTGAAAAATCTACATCCTACTCAGCTGAAGAAAAGAAAGACTGGGATCTCCTGCACTTACTGTGTTCACTCTCCTGTACCTGCTGCTAAATCCTGTCTGATGTGTGAGGCTTCTCTGTGTGATGTCCACCTGAGGGTACACAGCAAGTCTGAGGAACACGTCTTAACTAAACCcaccacttcctggggtaacagaaaatgctccacccacaagaaggtcctattatattactgcactgaggatgctgcctgtatctgtgtgtcctgctccctggccgaagagcacaggggacaccaggtggagctgctgaatgaggcttctgagaagaagaaaaagaaactaaaaaatgttctgcagaaactgaccaaaaagagagaggagactgagaaaagagtccagagtctgcaggagcacaggagaggggtgcaagagaaagcagctggtgtaacagagcgactcactgccctgattagggacatcaggaaacagctggaagacctagagaagcgagtcctgagtgacatcacccggcagcaggagcaggttttactcacaatctctgatctgatccagcagctggaaaaagagaaggacgagctgaccaggaagatttgtcacattgaggagctgtgcaacatgactgacccattaactgtcctacaagaacaggaatcacacagagatgacttATGTGGGGCTGAGAATGAAGATAATGAGGTCACACAGAGAGGTGATAAACAGGTTCCTGCTGGGGGGGATTTGGATGAGGGTCTAATCTCAGTGACCTTATACAGAGGTTTAGCTGCTATTGTGACTGATGTGAAGAAAGGGCTGTATATGCAGGTGACATCAGACATATTACTGGATATAAACACAGCTGATAATAATGTTATTGTATCAGATGACCTAAAAACTGCATCTtatacagatatagaccagcagcgACCAgatacaccagagagatttacatgCTATTCTCAGGTATTACGTACCAGGAGCTTTTCCTCAGGACGGCATTACTGGGATGTGGAGACAAGTAATTCAGGGTACTGGTGCGTAAGGGTTTGTTATCCCAGCATGGTGAGGACAGAAGATAATTCAGGGATAGGAGATAATGACAAGTCCTGGTGTGTTGATAGTGATTGTGATCTGCTACATAATACAATAGACACCCCATTAgatccccctctatcatgtgacagggTAGGAATACTGCTGGACTATGAGGCTGGGCATCTGTCCTTTTATGAGCTGTGTGACCCAATCAGACACTTACACACCTACACTGAGACCTTCACTGAGCCTCttcatgctgcattctgtgtaAATGATACCTGGGTGAGAGTAATGAGCTAG
- the LOC128636453 gene encoding E3 ubiquitin/ISG15 ligase TRIM25-like — protein MESADLREEVTCPICFSIYTDPVTLICGHTYCLRCINRTWDNQDEGEYSCPECKHRFRRRPELKRNLRLRNIADTFQPTEPVKDTGILCTYCTHPATKSCLLCEASFCDYHLRVHSKSEEHVLTEPTTSWGNRKCSTHKKLLEYYCTEDAACICASCSLAGEHRGHQVELLNEASEKKKKKLRDVLQKLTTEREKTEKRVQSLQEHRRGVQEKAAGVTERLTALIRDIRKQLEDLEKRVLSDITQQQEQVLLTISDLIQQLENEKDELTRKICHIEELCNMTDPLTVLQEQESHRDDFCGAGKGDNEVTQRDCKQVLAGGDLDKDLISVTLYRGLADIFTDVKRDIYMQATSDILLDINTAHNNVIISGDLKTASCSGINQQRPDTQGRFTVYPQVLSTRSFSSGRHYWEVQISESGGWRVGVCYPSMERGGYQSEIGNNNKSWGLWGYNKDLLVQHNTIYTSLHPPLSCDTVGILLDYEAGHLTFYELCDPIRHLHTVTVTFTEPLHAAFWVWCDGDCVRILL, from the coding sequence ATGGAGTCTGCTGACCTGAGAGAGGAGGTAACTTGCCCCATCTGCTTCAGCATTTATACAGATCCTGTAACCCTCATTTGTGGCCATACCTACTGCCTGAGATGTATTAACAGAACATGGGACAACCAGGATGAGGGGGAGTATTCATGTCCTGAATGTAAACACAGGTTTAGGAGGAGACCTGAACTCAAAAGGAACCTGAGGCTGCGTAATATAGCAGATACTTTCCAACCTACTGAGCCTGTAAAAGACACTGGGATCTTATGCACTTACTGTACTCACCCTGCTACTAAATCATGTCTGCTGTGTGAGGCATCTTTTTGTGATTACCACCTGAGGGTGCACAGCAAGTCTGAGGAACACGTCTTAACTGAACCCACCACTTcttggggtaacagaaaatgctccacccacaaaaaGCTCCTggaatattactgcactgaggatgctgcctgtatctgtgcgtcctgctccctggccggagagcacaggggacaccaggtggagctgctgaatgaggcttctgagaagaagaaaaagaaactgagagatgttctgcagaaactgaccacagagagagagaagactgagaaaagagtccagagtctgcaggagcacaggagaggggtgcaagagaaagcagctggtgtaacagagcgactcactgccctgattagggacatcaggaaacagctggaagacctagagaagcgagtcctgagtgacatcacccagcagcaggagcaggttttactcacaatctctgatctgatccagcagctggaaaaTGAGAAGGACGAGctgaccaggaagatttgtcacattgaggagttgtgcaacatgactgacccattaacagtcctacaagaacaggaatcacacagagatgacttTTGTGGTGCTGGGAAGGGAGATAATGAGGTCACACAGAGAGATTGTAAACAGGTCCTTGCTGGGGGGGATTTGGATAAGGATCTGATCTCAGTGACCTTATACAGAGGTTTAGCTGATATTTTTACTGATGTAAAGAGAGATATCTATATGCAGGCGACATCAGACATATTACTGGATATAAATACAGCTCATAATAATGTTATTATATCAGGTGACCTGAAAACTGCATCCTGCTCGGGTATAAACCAGCAGCGACCAGATACACAAGGGAGATTTACAGTTTATCCTCAGGTATTAAGCACCAGGAGCTTTTCCTCAGGACGACATTACTGGGAAGTGCAGATCAGTGAATCAGGGGGCTGGCGTGTAGGGGTCTGTTATCCCAGTATGGAGAGGGGAGGATATCAGTCTGAGATAGGAAATAACAACAAGTCTTGGGGTTTGTGGGGTTATAATAAAGATCTTTTAGTGCAACATAACACAATATACACCTCATTGcacccccctctatcatgtgacacagTAGGAATACTGCTGGACTATGAGGCTGGGCATTTGACCTTTTATGAGCTGTGTGACCCGATCAGACACTTACACACCGTCACTGTCACCTTCACTGAGCCTCTTCATGCTGCATTCTGGGTATGGTGTGATGGtgactgtgtgagaatcctgctcTAG